ATCCAATTTGGGGCTGGTCACCAAAGCAGGTCTGTGGCTGATGCCTAAACCCGAAGCTTTCGAAATGTTCGTCGTTGAGATCTTTGATTCCACAGATCTTGCCCCGGTAATTGACTCCCTTCGAGAGCTGGCTTTGCGAAGAATTATCAGCAGTTGCCACGGCTTCAACCAGTTCCTAGTATTGGCTCGCGCTTTCGAGTATCCAGCCCATCTGCTCAACGGAAAGCAATTCTTGAGTGAAACAGATATTCAGCAATTTGCTGCAGACCAAGGACTGGCTTCCTGGACCTTTGCCGGAGGCGTGTACGGTACGTCGCGACAGGTTAAAGCCAATAAAGCCGAGATGCTTAGGCACCTTCCGCGACGGGCTCGACTGCGTTTCTTTGGGGAGACTTCACAAAGGATATTGAGCCGTGTGGTTCGTGGCGTGCGCGAACCCGGTGTCCGAGGTGCGCTTTTCCGGTGCCTGAAGTCCCTAACGCAGTTGATCTTCGGCAAGGTGTCTACTGAGATGATAGAATCCTTGCTGTCGTTGTATCCAATTCTCAAAGGCGAACCCAATGAGAATATTTTGGCCGCAGCCTATTTCAAGAACAAGGACCGCCAGCCCGCGAAGGACTTAGATCCCGCCCGCGATGGGTGCGGACTCATTTTCTTTGCCCCGATCCTACCTGCCAGAGGAAACGACCTTCAAAGTCTTATTGAAGACATTAAGAGAATCTGCGCCACCAATGGATTTGAGGCAGGCATACTGCTGATTCAACCAAATCCGAGGACTTTCTTTGTGATCCTTCCGCTGATCTTTGACAAAAAAAACCTGGAAGAGACCCAGCGAGCGCAAAGAACCTACGATCAACTTTGTGAACTCATCGAGCGAGACCATTACCAGCAGTACCGCTGCTGCACGCCTCAAATGGAAAAGATCCTGGCATGCAACCCTTGCTACCGCCATCTAATGAAAACAATCAAGGAGGCTGTCGACCCGAACCAGGTAATTGCGCCCGGACGATACGGGATTTAGGGATTTGGCTCGGCATTCTTTGAAGGAACTCATTTGTTATGCAAACATTTTCCATCGCCCCAGCTTCAGCCGACGACTGCTTAGAATGCGCGCGGCTTCTGGTCGAGCAGCTTCGAGGGCACGGTATTGACTCCTCTGCGGAACAACTGGCACGTGTGTTGGCAGATGTGGTCGCTGACATGTCGCGCGGTTTTCTCCTGGTCGCGCGAGCCGGCGGCCGAGTTGTCGGCGTTGCCTATGTAGCCACCATTCTGAGTGTGGAACATTGCGGTCCGGTCGGGTGGCTTGAGGAGATTTATGTCACACCCGATTGTCGGAACCGGGGCATCGGCACGTCCTTGGTGGCCGCTGTCATAAAGCGGGCAGAGGAAGCTGCGATTGCCGCGATAGACTTGGAAATTGATGCGGCCCACAGCCGCGCGGCGTCACTTTATCAGCGGTTTGGGTTCCTTCGTTTGGACCGTTCACGGTGGGTCAGGAAGTTGAAGAGATGACCCCGTACAGCTCCTCGCTGGAGCCCGATGGCTATGGGACAAAGGCCACACCTCGCATGTCATGCCGATTCACCATAAAAAATACAACATTGCCAACAGTTGTCATTGCTGTAGATGTTAGATAATTCGTGGACGAGGTATCCTCAGACAGGGGTAATAAGTCCATGAGAATCAACAGCCAAGATCAGACGATAAAGAGGAACTACATCCAGAAGTACCGGTTCTTGATCAGGGAATATGAGGATGTCAA
This Desulfomonile tiedjei DNA region includes the following protein-coding sequences:
- a CDS encoding GNAT family N-acetyltransferase, with the translated sequence MQTFSIAPASADDCLECARLLVEQLRGHGIDSSAEQLARVLADVVADMSRGFLLVARAGGRVVGVAYVATILSVEHCGPVGWLEEIYVTPDCRNRGIGTSLVAAVIKRAEEAAIAAIDLEIDAAHSRAASLYQRFGFLRLDRSRWVRKLKR
- a CDS encoding FAD-binding oxidoreductase, with product MKTELVERLIEICGAENILHSPEAIELYSRCTIPWSRTCGAVALPESVEQVSCIVRLCNEFKIPLWAFSRGHNWGYGTVLALQEGALIVILRRMNRIHEVNEELCYAVIEPGVSQGQLNEHLKSRGSGLWIDSTDSSPDGSLIGNALDKGVGYTPYGDHFGNLCGMEVVLPSGEIITTGGLPEHCPTRHTYKWGVGPFVEGLFAQSNLGLVTKAGLWLMPKPEAFEMFVVEIFDSTDLAPVIDSLRELALRRIISSCHGFNQFLVLARAFEYPAHLLNGKQFLSETDIQQFAADQGLASWTFAGGVYGTSRQVKANKAEMLRHLPRRARLRFFGETSQRILSRVVRGVREPGVRGALFRCLKSLTQLIFGKVSTEMIESLLSLYPILKGEPNENILAAAYFKNKDRQPAKDLDPARDGCGLIFFAPILPARGNDLQSLIEDIKRICATNGFEAGILLIQPNPRTFFVILPLIFDKKNLEETQRAQRTYDQLCELIERDHYQQYRCCTPQMEKILACNPCYRHLMKTIKEAVDPNQVIAPGRYGI